From Ptiloglossa arizonensis isolate GNS036 chromosome 10, iyPtiAriz1_principal, whole genome shotgun sequence, the proteins below share one genomic window:
- the LOC143152095 gene encoding uncharacterized protein LOC143152095 isoform X1 — protein MIGSFWNLCRACPSMPIDKQLHSEYRSTYTWHEYTGPHQEHTVVRRAPQPPPTSTTQASAKLQSAKSTEDENNEGPTLEPPLPRRKKCPELAYKTHEFITAADGGGIDAVESNVVADKVREVTAQSGLPPSQLSKAISRISTEYRLQFAWPRRPQLTNGETVPPGVTAAGAPAGTTGPPRKSLSMGALKQGIAPTGPAPVHKKRPGDVDHKRDGVQASELEPLVGGTGTDTIDGVVPEGDEREEDMSDLKIAFRGKKSGRTVRIMDDKGPSKQQEKPFPTAEVIELRRLADEYKHRDWGCGLAAEDEASLWKRVSSNHALNALSLARSVTKEEKEKENTRKVAPITMTMTMPPAGRPSSVQARPMHGLLQDDAKADTERAIARARKDFLIRHHLDRTTGVVLLDDDEFFASGDGALLPSPTREKLEPVIPRRREDTKEHREEVQPKTKSSPKNSPRTGRSQSLGPCVTERRSPKRQPPRAPSVTKDAREKEKEPKDKEKEQREKSGEPERHPRPTGVSVTGPGRVRWSIREPSTISSTGPSTSVPPLPPPPSGPGPTPFHRRPPQVHRKSFLATTAPPHRPLHHAKPSTTNTTTTTTTTTVKPPVKHSVHTSVHHPPTSSAAAAARPDRVKDISRCQGPNEAQPKTARDDPAAAAAAAAAADPSKSSSDSRYASNQAATAVQPMTAEPQINGDATGGDSSVASTPPSQTQPPVSATAASPWIDDEPVVKSPPEPTRVKSPEQMIMRSPEPVNWTVPLDTGKTFTVTQNVREEPLTRPHSEAKTWAPSSLPSAPQSAPPELAAQHKSQHSQHSGYKSPESESISIGSFSGLNGHKDMDWERDSPLPTRAQGISTPTQVEKESGGAEEESKDQPKSEPSIKPVAGTNLRCLEDPGFEYERKETGQPTTTATMTTPSSSVTPQQGYRILEAESPQGGTGAGGGGGGVGGVVGSSGGSYHVLEAPTVVPGSAQRSAASEVLEKARNRFDKFWGKGSGSEN, from the exons GACCCACCTTGGAACCACCGTTGCCGAGACGAAAGAAATGCCCGGAGCTCGCGTACAAGACGCACGAATTTATAACGGCGGCCGACGGAGGTGGCATAGATGCCGTCGAGTCGAACGTTGTAGCTGACAAAGTTCGG GAAGTTACAGCGCAGTCGGGTTTGCCGCCGAGTCAGCTAAGCAAAGCGATATCCCGTATCAGCACCGAGTATCGGCTGCAGTTCGCCTGGCCTAGACGACCTCAACTGACAAATGGCGAGACAGTGCCACCGGGAGTCACGGCCGCGGGAGCGCCTGCAGGTACGACAGGACCACCTAGAAAGTCTCTCAGCATGGGAGCTCTTAAGCAGGGTATCGCGCCTACAGGACCTGCCCCGGTTCACAAGAAACGACCCGGCGATGTCGATCATAAACGCGATG GAGTACAGGCATCGGAACTGGAGCCCCTGGTCGGAGGAACTGGAACGGACACCATCGACGGAGTGGTGCCCGAGGGCGATGAGCGCGAGGAGGACATGTCGGATTTGAAAATAGCTTTCAG GGGTAAAAAATCAGGTAGAACCGTAAGGATAATGGATGATAAAGGGCCGAGCAAACAACAGGAGAAACCATTTCCTACCGCAGAGGTGATCGAGCTTAGGCGACTCGCTGACGAGTACAAG CATCGCGACTGGGGTTGCGGTCTGGCAGCCGAGGACGAAGCTTCGCTGTGGAAACGAGTCTCCAGTAACCATGCTCTCAACGCGCTGTCCCTTGCCAG GTCAGTGACgaaggaagagaaagagaaagagaacacGAGGAAAGTCGCACCGATTACCATGACGATGACCATGCCACCCGCGGGTCGACCATCTTCGGTGCAAGCTAGACCTATGCACGGATTGTTGCAGGACGATGCCAAAGCG GATACCGAAAGAGCCATCGCTCGCGCAAGAAAGGATTTCTTGATCCGCCATCATCTGGATCGCACCACCGGTGTCG TCCTCCTAGATGATGACGAATTCTTTGCGTCAGGCGACGGAGCACTGCTTCCCTCTCCGACGAGAGAGAAGCTGGAGCCCGTGATACCGCGACGTCGAGAGGACACGAAGGAACACCGGGAGGAAGTTCAGCCCAAGACGAAATCCAGCCCGAAGAACAGCCCGAGAACAGGCCGTTCTCAGAGTCTTGGACCATGCGTCACCGAGCGTCGATCACCGAAACGCCAACCACCGCGCGCACCATCCGTCACCAAAGACGCCAGG gagaaagagaaggagcCGAAGGATAAGGAGAAAGAGCAGAGGGAGAAGAGCGGTGAGCCTGAAAGGCATCCACGACCGA CGGGTGTTTCAGTCACGGGCCCTGGTCGCGTGCGTTGGAGCATACGGGAACCCTCGACGATTTCCTCAACGGGTCCGTCGACCAGCGTGCCGCCATTACCGCCACCACCCTCCGGCCCAGGGCCTACTCCGTTCCACAGGAGGCCCCCACAGGTTCATCGGAAAT CCTTCCTCGCAACCACCGCTCCTCCCCATCGCCCTCTTCATCACGCCAAACCCTCAACCACCAatacaaccaccaccaccacaacTACCACTGTAAAACCCCCGGTAAAGCATTCAGTTCATACGAGTGTCCATCACCCACCTACGTCGAGCGCTGCCGCTGCGGCCAGGCCGGACCGTGTTAAAGATATAAGCCGGTGCCAAGGTCCGAACGAAGCTCAGCCAAAAACGGCCCGCGACGATCCAGCTGCGGCTGCGGCCGCAGCCGCCGCCGCCGATCCATCCAAATCATCCTCCGATAGTCGATACGCGTCAAACCAAGCCGCTACCGCCGTCCAACCTA TGACAGCGGAACCGCAAATAAACGGGGACGCAACCGGCGGGGATTCGAGCGTCGCCTCGACCCCACCCTCGCAGACGCAACCACCGGTGTCTGCAACTGCCGCAAGCCCGTGGATCGACGACGAACCGGTGGTGAAAAGTCCACCGGAACCTACCAGGGTAAAGTCCCCGGAGCAGATGATCATGCGGTCCCCGGAACCGGTGAATTGGACCGTGCCCCTGGACACCGGGAAAACGTTCACTGTCACGCAAAACGTCAGAGAAG AACCCCTGACGCGTCCGCATAGCGAGGCAAAGACATGGGCACCCTCTTCTCTGCCGTCGGCACCTCAATCGGCACCACCTGAGCTCGCGGCGCAGCACAAGTCGCAACATTCCCAGCATTCCGGTTATAAATCGCCTGAGAGCGAAAGCATTTCCATCGGTAGCTTCAGCGGCTTGAACGGGCACAAGGACATGGACTGGGAAAGAGACAGCCCGTTGCCGACCCGTGCTCAGGGTATCAGCACTCCTACGCAGGTTGAGAAG GAATCGGGGGGAGCGGAGGAGGAGTCCAAAGACCAACCGAAATCGGAACCATCGATAAAGCCAGTGGCGGGTACGAATCTGAGATGTCTGGAGGACCCAGGTTTCGAGTACGAGAGAAAGGAAACGGGTCAGCCTACAACGACGGCGACAATGACGACACCGTCGTCGTCGGTGACTCCTCAACAGGGTTATCGTATCCTAGAAGCCGAGTCGCCTCAAGGGGGTACCGGtgccggcggtggtggtggtggcgtggGGGGCGTAGTAGGTAGCAGCGGGGGTAGTTATCACGTGCTCGAGGCACCGACGGTTGTTCCAGGCTCGGCGCAGCGTTCAGCGGCGAGCGAAGTGTTGGAGAAAGCGCGGAATCGGTTCGACAAGTTCTGGGGAAAAGGTAGCGGCTCGGAGAATTAG